A genome region from Melospiza melodia melodia isolate bMelMel2 chromosome 28, bMelMel2.pri, whole genome shotgun sequence includes the following:
- the LOC134430486 gene encoding glutathione S-transferase Mu 3-like translates to MAVLGYWDIRGLAHAIRLLLEYTETPYEDKLYSCGEAPNYDKSQWINEKEKLGLDFPNLPYFIDGNTKLTQSNAILRYIARKHNMCGETEEEILRVDMLENQIMDFRMSLVMVCYNPDFEKLKPGYLEQLPGKLKLFSSFLGDRKWFAGEKLTFVDFLMFDVLDQNRIFEPKCLEPFKNLKDFVERFGALEKVAAYLKSSRFQKMPINNKMAKWGNKKV, encoded by the exons ATGGCGGTGTTGGGGTACTGGGACATCCGCGGG CTCGCCCACGCCATCCGCCTGCTGCTGGAGTACACAGAGACACCCTACGAGGACAAACTCTACAGCTGTGGGGAAG CTCCCAACTATGATAAGAGCCAATGGATCAACGAGAAGGAGAAGCTGGGGCTGGACTTCCCCAAC ctgcCCTACTTCATCGATGGCAACACCAAACTGACCCAGAGCAACGCCATCCTGCGCTACATCGCCCGCAAGCACAACATGT GTGGTGAGACAGAGGAGGAGATCCTGCGTGTGGACATGCTGGAGAACCAGATCATGGATTTCCGCATGAGCCTTGTCATGGTCTGCTACAACCCTGACTTT GAGAAGCTCAAGCCGGGCTACCTGGAGCAGCTCCCGGGGAAGCTGAAGCTCTTCTCCAGCTTCCTGGGGGACAGAAAGTGGTTTGCAGGGGAGAAG ctgACCTTCGTGGACTTCCTCATGTTCGACGTGCTGGATCAGAACCGCATCTTTGAGCCCAAGTGCCTGGAGCCCTTCAAGAACCTCAAGGACTTTGTGGAGCGCTTTGGG GCTCTGGAGAAGGTCGCTGCCTACTTGAAGTCCAGCCGTTTCCAGAAGATGCCCATCAACAACAAGATGGCCAAGTGGGGCAACAAGAAGGTGTAG
- the EPS8L3 gene encoding epidermal growth factor receptor kinase substrate 8-like protein 3 translates to MGDPFGRWSSSPSRSEYEDRTPLQHPNSFARLSGKSIYKQRKDYGQTLLKLQNDFQHHVEHLLTMPLERELRSAEDCLGRLRELEEQGRVWGQEVLLEVKEQELVLSDVESKEELEAFPLGSVQGCSAGLDNAVLAISVQERNPPRTSVLLFQCERLGAETLRRSLEKALGQRKEEQTSHFGHSPPEPPPYAAPERWAEPPEPDPHPPPRRGPLSSDFRAPELPQVARGRAPGQAVPEAERDAEILNHVLGDLERFVGRLKTALSSASTKKKLKKKSALPPKDEYTDFFQKVKYALNLLGRNRRYVTEPDPPELLRLIFSALSFVLGHCPSPGLAPAVQSPLLLPEALQLLEETLGDDDYGVWKSLGTAWNKSRAEYPNSDRVPAYTPVFSDGWLPPVMEQERRGSLQDSAAPASVSPALPRPSRSLPPAQAPGTGWRDHPGRGSPLPAQGLVRALYDFQARNSQELSVRKGDTLQVLDQQRKWWLVQDERGDRGHVPGNILEPLPEPGLGSTQDSPPTLHPNSSPAEVTAWLMDKGFSRITVRTLGVLRGRELLQMSPDELRGVCPEEWRRVLFKLSPIRTSLGIGPND, encoded by the exons ATGGGAGACCCCTTCGGccgctggagcagcagcccctCCCG GAGCGAATATGAGGACAGGACCCCGCTCCAACATCCCAACAGCTTCGCCCGCCTCAGCGGGAAGAGCATCTACA AGCAGCGCAAGGACTACGGGCAGACGCTGCTCAAGCTCCAGAACGATTTCCAGCACCACGTTGAG caccTGCTGACGATGCCCCTggagcgggagctgcgcagcGCCGAGGATTGCCTGGGGCGCCTGcgggagctggaggagcagggccGGGTCTGGGGCCAGGAGGTCCTCCTGGAGGTCaaggagcaggagctggtgcTGAGCGATGTGGAGAGCAAG gaggagctggaggcgTTCCCGCTGGGAAGCGTGCAGGGATGCTCGGCCGGGCTGGACAACGCCGTGCTGGCCATCAGCGTGCAGGAGAGGAACCCTCCGAGAACCAGCGTGCTGCTCTTCCAGTGCGAGCGCCTGGGG GCAGAGACGCTGAGGAGAAGCCTGGAGAAGGCGCTGGGGcagaggaaggaggagcagaCCAGCCACTTCGGGCACAG ccccccggagccccccccgTACGCGGCCCCGGAGCGCTGGGCAGAGCCCCCCGAGCCCGACCCCCACCCACCCCCCCGGCGGGGGCCGCTCTCCTCGGATTTCC GTGCGCCGGAGCTCCCGCAGGTGGCCCGGGGCCGAGCCCCCGGCCAGGCCGTGCCCGAGGCGGAGCGGGATGCT GAGATCCTCAACCACGTCCTGGGCGACCTGGAGCGCTTCGTGGGGCGGCTGAAAACGGCGCTGAGCTCGGCCAGCACCAAGAAGAAGCTGAAGAAGAAGTCAG CGCTGCCCCCAAAGGATGAGTACACGGATTTCTTCCAGAAGGTGAAATACGCCCTCAACCTCTTG gGACGGAACCGCCGCTACGTGACGGAGCCGGACCCCCCCGAGCTGCTGCGCCTCATCTTCTCTGCTCTGTCCTTC GTGCTCGggcactgccccagccccgggCTGGCCCCGGCCGTGCAGAGCCCGCTGCTCCTGCCCGAGGCGCTGCAGCTCCTCGAGGAGACCCTGGGCGATGACGATTACGGCGTCTGGAAGAGCCTCGGCACCGCCTGGAACAAATCCAG GGCCGAGTACCCCAATAGCGACCGGGTGCCCGCGTACACCCCGGTGTTTTCGGACGGGTGGCTGCCCCCCGTGATGGAGCAGGAGCGCCGGGGGAGCCTCCAGGACAGCGCAgcgcctgcctcagtttccccagctctGCCGCGACCCTCGCGGTCCCTGCCCCCCGCCCAGGCACCGGGCACGGGCTGGAGGGACCATCCCGGCCGAGG ATCCCCGCTCCCCGCCCAGGGGCTGGTCCGAGCCCTGTACGACTTCCAGGCCAGGAACTCGCAGGAGCTGAGCGTCAGGAAGGGCGACACGCTGCAG GTGCTGGACCAGCAGAGGAAGTGGTGGCTGGTGCAGGACGagcggggggacaggggacacgtcCCGGGCAACATCCTGGAGCCCCTCCCGGAGCCGGGGCTCGGCTCCACACAG GACAGTCCCCCCACCCTGCACCCCAACTCCTCGCCGGCAGAGGTGACGGCCTGGCTGATGGACAAGGGCTTCTCACGGAT CACGGTGCGGACCCTGGGGGTGCTGCGGGGACGCGAACTGCTGCAGATGAGCCCGGACGAGCTGCGAGGGGTCTGTCCCGAGGAGTGGCGCAGGGTCCTCTTCAAGCTGTCCCCCATCAGGACATCCCTGGGG ATCGGCCCCAATGACTGA